The Hemiscyllium ocellatum isolate sHemOce1 chromosome 4, sHemOce1.pat.X.cur, whole genome shotgun sequence genomic interval gaatgccagacctCTTGGAATACCCGTGCCTGTCTTTGTTTAGCTTGAACCAGTGTTGATGTATTGTCCCAGACGAACTGGTATCCCTCTTCATCTGTGcgtatggataccagtgatagttggtcatgtcttttggtggataGTTGGTGCACATGCTTGCTAGTTTTTTGCCGGTTTGTCGAATGTAatatttgttgcagtccttgcagtgtATTTTGTGTATGATGTTCGTTCTACTGGTTGTTGGTACAGAGCCCTTTAAATTCATGCTGTGATGCATACAACAaatattacattggacaaactggcaAAAAACTTGCCAGCAGGATAtgtgagcaccaactagccaccaaaagacacgaccaactatcactggtattcatacacacagatgaagagggacaccagttcgattGGGACAATAAATCCATCCTGAGACAGCCTAAAGAAAGACATGTACAGGAATTCCAAGAGGCCTGgtattcaaaccggaactccattaacaaaacAGATTTTGCCATTTAGCAACCTCTCAGAATCAGAACCGCAAGTGATAgcacccaccacaacaaaccaagacatAAAAAttgcaagcaggacagaacaccaatgcttcatcagaggctcactgttAATGTTATCTAACTattgtgacaaaatgtctgagaacaaatcaacCAGCTCATCGAACAAACTTGTATCTCATACCACAAAGTAATTAACTGCACATGCTCTTCATTGTTTGCAGAATAGAAAAGATCTAATCGTTTCCAGTATCTAGGTCCATTCACACAGATGGAATAAAAGCTATCCTCAGATCTGTTAAAGATTCCATGTGACACAAATTCTAAAAGGGTATGTAGTTGTAACTGATATGGTTTCTCAGACAAAACTATTCATGCGGTACAACACCTAAAAGTGGTGATATAATTCATTTTGCAAATCAGAAAGGGCTATGGAGTTGCAGGGACAGTTTTCGATAGTAACTTACACTTGTGCCCTCTTAATTCAGCTGTGTGATCCCAAATTAAACATTACTTTAAATTCAATATGCAATATTACTTTAATATGCAGACACCCAAGTATCTGTCAAAAAATGTAAATGTAATATCAATTGGTATACTCTGTGAGATGCTTTAAGTCACTTATTCAAAAGCCATTCAATTGTAAAATGTTCCACTGTATTATATGTATTTCTATCCTGAATTAATATTTTGATAGAATAACACATGAATTAATAAAGCAAATGATTCACTCAAAGTCGGCAGCATCAAAAGTGTTTAGATAAACATTCTACTCTTTCAGTATTACACTGAAGTATAATTTCTAAATGTGGTTCTACAATCGGTTTCAAGTGAacataaaaaaaagttatttccaTAACTCACATTCATATTTTTGAATTCTCTATAGAGAATTGATCATCTGCTTCCATTACTTGGTTGTGTTTTTGTGAAGGAGGCTTCCATACGTCACTGCTACCACTTACATCAGAGGcatcatcctcatcttcctggcTAGCATTCTCTTCCACAGGCCAATCTTCTTCCTCTTCAAGTGCTTCATTTTTCTCATCATCACCAGGGTACTGTCCATCTGAATTATTGCTCTCAGAAGCTCCACTTTCTGTTTGCCTTTGTACAAACCATTCCCTAATGTTCTCATAACTCATTGATGATCTTGCAACAAGATCGTCAAGGTCCTCTTCATTTAAATATTTGTGTTTCAAATAGTACTGTTCAAGAACATTTTTTCCTGAAGAAGCATGGCTTGAAGATACTTTGCCGGTTGATATTCCACTCCAGCTGTTTGCCCTTCCAGTACCTCTGAGCCTTCCTCTTCCTCGTGATCTACCTCTTGATCGACCTCTGCCTTTATACTTTTTGTAGTACATTTGGGTTTGACCATTTTGGCTGTCCACATTTCCAGTTTGATAGTAGTAGTACCACTTCAGGTTTCCATTTTTCCAAGCATATCTTGTATCTCCAAACCAACTTACTATGTCGGTTCTGGCCAGTCCAGTTTCTGCTGCTAATCGGTCATATTCCTCTGGGGATGGCCACTGTGTGCGAACAAATGCACTTTTAAGGAGATGTAGTTGCCCTGGAGTTTTCTTATATAACCTACTAGCTGCAGCAGCCATTACCCTTGGTATTGCTAGTCCACTTGCCAAAGACGTAGTATGAATTTGTCCATAACTGGATTTGGCAGATACCCCCTCAGACTCTTTGCCTTTAATGTCAACCACACTTCCAACTGCTTTTCCATTCTCCTCGTTTTTGTCTTCTGAACTTTTAGCCTTCCTTCGTTCACAGAACCAGACATCAATCTCCCTCCTTGTGAGTTTTGTATCAGTCCTTAGCTTGTTAACCTCATCGTCAGTAGGAAACGGATTTAAAAGGAAACTTTCTTCGAGGAGATGAAGCTGCTCTACCGTTTTCTCTTTGAACTTCTGTGGAGTAAAATCAGGGAAAGCATTCCGTCCATGTTTGCGCTGTTGATTTATTACAAGGGATTCTGGTGTTGTTTCATCACCAGAATCTAAAACAATAGTACTACTGACCTCAGGAACATTGACATTTTGATTACATCTCGAGTTCCTGTGATTATATCTCGTGTCACTGAACCACTTCTTTATATCACCCCTTGAGAGGCCGGTTACTTGTATAATTCGAGCAATCTCTGCATCACTGGGAAATGCATTTCTATTGAAACTGGCTTTTAGTTCTGTCAGTTGCTCTTTTGTCTTCTTGAGGCGAACACCATATGGATCCGTGACTGGGGCAGAAACAAGAGAACCTCCTTGTGTAGCAATCTGAGGAAACTGTGCATTGTTTGCCCGTTTTGCTTCTGGACCTGTGTCTCCTTCCTGTGCTCTGCGTTTTTGCCACTGAGGCATTTGATTTGCAACTCCTGCAACACTGACTGTAAGTGGAGAATTTCCAGCAATTGCATTTGTATTAGCAACCTGTGCTAAGACAATGCCCGGCTGGCCAACTATCTGACAAGGCTGAAGAATGTGTTGCAATCCATTAGCAGATGTTGAAATCTGTGCTGGTATGACAGTAATTGTTTGTGGTATAGTGTGCACACGTCCATTGAAAAGTTTCTTCTTGGCATCATCCACCTCCTCTGGGGTCCAACTGATGCCATGCTTGAGACGCTGAGCCGTGAACCAGATTTTAATCTGTTCCTCTGCATATTTTGTCTGAGTCTTTAGTGTTGCAACTTCTGAGGGTGTGGGATAAGGAAATTTGTTGAAGGAGTTCACAAGGTGAGTATTTACATCCATATTAGTGTTATAAGTTGGAATGCTATTTACAGGTATCATAACTTTTGGAACAAAATTAGTTGCTGGAGATGATAACATTTGACTTACACCTACTGAATCAAGTATTACTCCATTTGTTTCCTGGCTAATACAACTTTTACTGGTATTGGTTGATCCGGAGACTGAGTTGGTCCCCAGTGTCTCATTGTTTTCTTGATCAGCAGTAAATTCATCTACTAAACTAGAAGACAGAGAAATTCTTTTGGtctcagttttatttttaatcattttcaTAATTGGAGTTTTACTTATTGAAATTCCTTTTGGGGTACTTTCAGTGCTTTCTGCCTGGTCTTCATTTGCAGAACCACTACTGCTACTTGATTCTTCAACAGTCTGTTCAAAGACAGTTTGATTATTGTGTTTTACCATTTTAAGCTTAAAGTTAATTTCACCTGAATGGTATCTGGCATTGTGATCATTTAGAGTATCATATCTTTTGGTTGTAAAATTACATTCCACACAGAAGTAGGATGGATTAAGAATGACATTTGGGTGCTTTGAGTCAACATGCAAAGTAAATTCATTCAAGTCCTGTGTTTCAAAAGTGCAATATTTACATTCATAGCCTCCTTCAAGTCTCTTAATTTGGATATCTTGCACTTCTTTTTCTGGAAGATTCTCATCATCGATTACTGCACCATCTGCTGTCAAGCTCTCATCAGAAATATCTGGAGGCAGATCAACTGTAATCATGTCCAATTCTGGGTCTTGGTCCAGGATCTCACTGGCAGGAACCATGCAAGGAATTTTAGATTTCCTTTTACTGGCCATGCTCAGTGGTAAAAAATAATGAATGTTTTTTCAACAACTACAGCACCACTGGAAATTGATCTATTTTCACTGATATTGTGCTGATGCACCTTTCCACAGGCAGTAGCTCTATCACATGGTATTCACCTGTAAATAAAAGTAAAGAAAACATAACTTTGGGATTATAAATAAAAATTGTTTAACTGTATTGAAATTCAAGACCATCATTTTAATGCATTACATAGGAATATAAATGCATTAAAGATTGAAGTTGCCTGATCTCAACAGCATTCATATGATATGAAAGATCACATATTTAGCTACAGAAAGGGAGGGCAATTTTAAAAGCTATTGTCAATGTATTCCATCAATTTCCTTGCAGGTCGCTTGTAGtacatctacaaaaaaaaaatcactgaagcACATGGGAGAGATTGAAGTCCAAATTCAAAAGAAGAATCATATGACTGACTCAGAGCATTTGAGGTCTGAGATTTGAGGGGAAGAGTACAGAAACAGAAGCTATGTAACTAAGGAAAATCATAAATTATTTAGGTTTTtttactcctgtttttttttcacaagtaGAAGGAACACTGCAAGGCTGATAGTGAAGACTTCAGTGGTTAAATGGCTGCCCAAATAAGTATACTTAGTCTTTTACTTGATTATACAACTACAAAACAATtcttttcaacatttaaaaacagcacACCCCTCAAAAATCAATGGGGTAAACGATATTCTTTTATGatattgattgaggaataaaGAATGACCAGGACACCTGAGAGAATAAAGTCACAGAAAAATCAGAGCACAGTAAGTAGTCATATGGCCAACGGATCCGATCCCAGCCTATGTAAGAGCAATTTAACTTGTCTCATTTTCGTTAATCCTACAAATATTTCCCTTTAATAgcttatccaattcctttttgataGCCACAACTCACCAGCCTTCATCAACATAAAGAACTGCATTCCATATGTTAATCACTTCCTGTGCAAAAATGTTTTTCCCCCAGTACTGCATTTGGTTCTTTTCACAATTGTTTTAGGTTTATCCCCTCTGATTGGGAGAATGGCCAACAATCAGAACAGATTCTCTTGCACAACTCTTttaagaacacagaacatagaacaatacagcacagaacaagcccttcagcccacaatgttgtgtcgaCCATTGACCCCCATGTAAGGTAAACCtgatgtacgaaccctcaaatttctgtgaccatatgcatgtccagcagtcccttaaatatccccaatgacctcgcttccacagctgctgctggcaatgcgttccatgctctcacaattctctgtgtaaagaacccgcctctgacattccctctatactttctgccaaacagcttaaaactatgacccctcgtgttaacaatttctgccctgggaaaaagtctctggctatcaactctaactatgcctctcattatctctacacctcaattaggtcccctctcttccttcttttttccaatgaaaaagtctgagctcagtcaacctctctttgtaagttaagccctccattccaggcagcatcctggtaaacctcgtctgaaccctctccaaagcatccacatctttcttataacagggtgaccagaactggacacagtattccaagtgcagtctaaccaaagttttatagagttatagaacatagaacattacagcgaagtacaggctcttcggccctcgatgttgcgccgccttgtcatactaatctgaagtccatcccacctacactattccatgtacgtccgtttgcctgtccaatgatgacttaaatgcacttaaaagtggcgaatctactaccgatggagacaaagcattccatacccttactactctccgagtaaagaaactacctctgacatctgttttatacctatctcccctcactttaaagtttgtcccctcgtgtttgccgtccctatacttggaaaaaggctctccctatccaccctatctaactctctgatgaTCTtgaatgtctctattaagtcacctctcaaccttcgtctctctaacgagaacagcctcaaggccctcagcttttcctcgtaagacattccttccataccaggcaacatcctagtaaaaagtgaggtctgcagatgctggagatcagagctgaaaatgtgttgctggttaaagtgcagcaggtcaggcagcatccaaggaacaggaaattcgacgtttcgggcataagcctgatgaagggcttatgcctgaaacgttgaatttcctgttccttggatgctgcctgacctgctgcgctttaaccagcaacacattttcagcaacatcctagtaaatctcctctgcaccctttccaaagcttccacatccttcttataatgcggtgaccagaactgtacacaatactccaagtgtggctgtaccagagctttgtacagctgcagcataacctcctggttccggaactcaatccctctattaataaaagccaaaaaacttaatgccttcttaacaaccctgtcaatctgggtggcaactctcagggatctgtgtacatggacaccgagatctctctgttcatctgcactcccaagaatcctgccattagcccagtactttgcattccgattactccggccaaagtgtatcacctcacacttgtccacattaaactccattttccacctctcagcccagctctgcatcctacctatgtctctctgcaacctactacatcctttgtcactatccacaacgccaccgaccttggtgtcatccgcaaatttactaacccacccttctaagccctcatccaggtcatttataaaaatgatgaacagcagtggacccaacactgacccttgcggtacgccaatagtaactggacaccaagatgaacatgttctaTCAACTACAaccctgttttctttcagcaagccaattactgatccaaactgctacgtctcccacaatctcattcctccgcattttgtataatagcctaccgtggggaaccttatcgaacgccttgctgaaatccatatacaccacttcaaccggtttactctcatctgcctgtttggtcactttgtcaaaaaactcaataagattcgttaggcacgacctacccttcataaaaccgtgctgactgtccctgatcagattattcttttctagatggctATAAATCCTTTTTCaaccactttaccaacaactgaagcgAGAgattgactggcctgtaattaccagggttgtctctactaccctttttgaacaagggaaccacatttgctatcctccagtcctcaggcactattcctgttgaca includes:
- the LOC132813098 gene encoding zinc fingers and homeoboxes protein 1-like, which codes for MASKRKSKIPCMVPASEILDQDPELDMITVDLPPDISDESLTADGAVIDDENLPEKEVQDIQIKRLEGGYECKYCTFETQDLNEFTLHVDSKHPNVILNPSYFCVECNFTTKRYDTLNDHNARYHSGEINFKLKMVKHNNQTVFEQTVEESSSSSGSANEDQAESTESTPKGISISKTPIMKMIKNKTETKRISLSSSLVDEFTADQENNETLGTNSVSGSTNTSKSCISQETNGVILDSVGVSQMLSSPATNFVPKVMIPVNSIPTYNTNMDVNTHLVNSFNKFPYPTPSEVATLKTQTKYAEEQIKIWFTAQRLKHGISWTPEEVDDAKKKLFNGRVHTIPQTITVIPAQISTSANGLQHILQPCQIVGQPGIVLAQVANTNAIAGNSPLTVSVAGVANQMPQWQKRRAQEGDTGPEAKRANNAQFPQIATQGGSLVSAPVTDPYGVRLKKTKEQLTELKASFNRNAFPSDAEIARIIQVTGLSRGDIKKWFSDTRYNHRNSRCNQNVNVPEVSSTIVLDSGDETTPESLVINQQRKHGRNAFPDFTPQKFKEKTVEQLHLLEESFLLNPFPTDDEVNKLRTDTKLTRREIDVWFCERRKAKSSEDKNEENGKAVGSVVDIKGKESEGVSAKSSYGQIHTTSLASGLAIPRVMAAAASRLYKKTPGQLHLLKSAFVRTQWPSPEEYDRLAAETGLARTDIVSWFGDTRYAWKNGNLKWYYYYQTGNVDSQNGQTQMYYKKYKGRGRSRGRSRGRGRLRGTGRANSWSGISTGKVSSSHASSGKNVLEQYYLKHKYLNEEDLDDLVARSSMSYENIREWFVQRQTESGASESNNSDGQYPGDDEKNEALEEEEDWPVEENASQEDEDDASDVSGSSDVWKPPSQKHNQVMEADDQFSIENSKI